In the genome of Cryptomeria japonica chromosome 8, Sugi_1.0, whole genome shotgun sequence, one region contains:
- the LOC131857451 gene encoding uncharacterized protein LOC131857451, producing MEKIQHKHVDVGELKLHVAEIGSGPDVLLLHGFPEIWYSWRHQMIASANARFHAIAPDFRGYGLSDQPSQIEKGNSVDLVEDMTGLLDAFGIEKVFVVAKDFGANIAYYLYLLHPERVRGIITLGVPYLAPGQDSVQLDLFPQGFYVRHWKEPGRALADFGRFDVEAVVRNIYTLFSGSEVPVAEEGKEIMDLYDPATPLPSWFTKDDLKTYSSLYEKSGFAFPMQVPYISLMSNWVKLAELTDYTIKVPALLVVGTKDYVLKFPGMEYYINSDIMKSQEPNLEVRFFPEGSHFGQEQFPEEVNKLLLGFLNQQL from the exons ATGGAGAAAATACAGCACAAGCATGTCGATGTTGGGGAACTGAAATTACATGTTGCAGAGATTGGATCAG GTCCAGATGTGCTGTTGTTGCATGGCTTTCCAGAAATTTGGTACTCATGGCGTCATCAGATGATTGCCTCAGCAAATGCAAGATTTCATGCAATTGCCCCTGACTTCAGAGGCTATGGACTCTCTGATCAGCCTTCCCAAATAGAGAAAGGCAACTCTGTAGATCTGGTGGAGGACATGACCGGCCTTCTTGATGCCTTTGGCATTGAGAAA GTATTTGTTGTGGCCAAGGATTTTGGAGCAAACATTGCATATTATCTGTATCTCCTGCACCCTGAGAGAGTGCGAGGCATTATAACATTGGGTGTACCTTATTTGGCACCAGGTCAAGACAGTGTTCAGTTGGATTTGTTTCCACAAGGATTTTATGTTAGACATTGGAAG GAGCCCGGAAGAGCCTTGGCAGATTTTGGGCGTTTTGATGTAGAAGCAGTGGTAAGGAATATATATACCCTTTTCTCTGGAAGTGAAGTGCCAGTGGCAGAGGAGGGTAAAGAGATCATGGACCTCTATGATCCTGCAACTCCATTGCCATCTTGGTTTACTAAGGATGACCTGAAAACATACTCAAGCCTGTATGAAAAATCTGGTTTTGCTTTCCCTATGCAAGTTCCCTACATTTCTTTGATGAG CAACTGGGTTAAATTGGCTGAGTTAACAGATTATACCATTAAAGTTCCAGCACTTCTAGTAGTGGGTACCAAAGATTATGTGCTCAAATTTCCAGGAATGGAGTATTATATCAACAGTGATATCATGAAATCTCAAGAGCCCAATCTGGAGGTCAGGTTTTTCCCAGAAGGGAGCCATTTTGGTCAAGAGCAATTTCCTGAGGAGGTGAATAAGCTTCTTCTTGGCTTCCTCAACCAGCAGCTGTGA
- the LOC131857815 gene encoding uncharacterized protein LOC131857815 has translation MSGEEWQAEQRAGNSNFKSGYGKIHGDDSLSAIGAGNHAGPQTSQGKNDDPPSKVVPEKEVTEMENEEKKGVNSNNEKLVCACSNSQKESNKEEEHGKEEKAQKFESEYQKVGPIIQAKDDESSYDDASASSNNKENEEDFNEAQDCNISDTEPLLLLTNGSPKQTGNMILNSQ, from the exons ATGAGTGGAGAGGAGTGGCAAGCAGAGCAGcgagcgggaaattcaaatttcaaatctgggtATGGCAAAATTCATGGGGATGACAGTCTTTCTGCAATTGGAGCTGGTAATCATGCTGGTCCCCAGACTTCTCAGG ggaagaatgatgatccaCCTTCAAAGGTTGTCCCCGAGAAGGAAGTGACCGAGATGGAAAACGAGGAAAAGAAGGGTGTGAATAGTAACAATGAAAAATTAGTTTGTGCCTGTTCTAACagtcaaaaagaaagtaacaaggaggaagagCATGGGAAAGAAGAAAAGGCTCAAAAATTTGAATCAGAGTATCAGAAGGTTGGTCCTATCATCCAGGCTAAAGATGATGAGAGTTCCTATGATGATGCTTCTgcttcatctaataataaagaaaatgaggaagactttaatgaagcgcaGGACTGTAATATTTCAGATACTGagcctttgttgttattaaccaatggaagtcctaagcaGACTGGAAATATGATCCTGAACTCCCAATGA